Proteins encoded by one window of Salvia splendens isolate huo1 chromosome 5, SspV2, whole genome shotgun sequence:
- the LOC121804623 gene encoding reactive Intermediate Deaminase A, chloroplastic-like — protein sequence MAWCAAARTFHMPAIDVGSLCSRAPLAVGIGCISLAGANFRRSGPSPPFASLGISTDAATPVLKEAVQTDKAPAALGPYSQAIKANNMLFMSGVLGLVPETGKFVSDSIEEQTEQVLKNMGEILKASGASYASVVKTTIMLADLKDFKKVNEIYAKYFPAPAPARSTYQVAALPLDARIEIECIATLQ from the exons ATGGCGTGGTGCGCCGCCGCGAGGACTTTCCACATGCCGGCGATTGATGTCGGCTCTTTATGCTCTCGGGCGCCCTTAGCCGTCGGAATCGGCTGCATTTCCTTGGCTGGCGCTAACTTTCGCCGCTCCGGTCCGTCGCCGCCTTTCGCTTCGTTAGGAATCTCCACTGATGCTGCTACACCAG TTTTGAAGGAAGCTGTCCAGACAGATAAAGCCCCCGCAGCATTGGGGCCCTACTCTCAAGCCATCAAAGCAAATAATATGCTATTCATGTCTGGGGTTCTTGGACTTGTTCCTGAG ACCGGAAAGTTTGTCTCGGATAGCATAGAAGAACAAACTGAGCAG GTACTTAAGAATATGGGTGAAATACTCAAGGCAAGTGGTGCCAGCTATGCCTCGGTTGTTAAGACAACAATCAT GTTGGCGGATCTGAAAGACTTCAAgaaagttaatgaaatatatGCTAAAT ATTTTCCAGCACCTGCTCCAGCGCGATCGACCTACCAGGTTGCCGCCTTACCATTGGATGCAAGGATCGAAATCGAGTGCATAGCCACACTGCAGTAG
- the LOC121804624 gene encoding protein translation factor SUI1 homolog 1-like translates to MVEVDITIPSAFDPFAEAKDSGTKEYVHIRIQQRNGKKSLTTVQGLKKEFSYEKILKDLKKEFCCNGNVVQDKELGKVIQLQGDQRKNVSHFLTTAGLVKKDQIKIHGF, encoded by the coding sequence ATGGTTGAGGTAGACATTACAATTCCATCTGCTTTTGACCCATTTGCTGAGGCCAAGGACTCGGGGACCAAGGAATATGTGCATATACGCATCCAGCAGAGGAATGGCAAGAAAAGCTTGACGACAGTGCAGGGGCTGAAAAAGGAATTCAGCTACGAGAAGATTCTGAAGGATCTGAAGAAGGAGTTTTGCTGCAACGGCAACGTGGTCCAGGACAAGGAGCTGGGCAAGGTCATTCAGCTGCAGGGCGATCAGCGCAAGAATGTCTCGCACTTCTTGACCACTGCTGGCCTCGTCAAGAAAGATCAGATCAAGATTCATGGCTTCTAA
- the LOC121805946 gene encoding ATP synthase gamma chain 2, chloroplastic-like: protein MSSLISSKPLSPNNCASISFHSHLNPFPLLRLPLSRTSNTPSLPSIQCGLRQIRERIETVKSTQKVTEAMKLVAAAKVRRAQEAVINGRPFAESLVEMLYSINEQCQLDDVEVPLTAVRPVRSVALIVVTGERGLCGGFNNAILKKAELRMEELRNQGLDCTLISVGKKGNAYFRRRDDVKVDRFVEGQSFPTTKEAQVIADYIFSLFLCEEVDKVELLYTKFVSLIKSDPVVHTLLPLSAEGEVRDVNGRSIDVGDDEFFRLTTKGGKLAVKRDHVTVKKKKGMVPVYEFEQDPAQILDALMPLYLNSQILRALQESFASELASRMNAMSNATDNAVELKKSLSMALNRERQAKITGDLLEIIAGAEFLRDSD from the coding sequence ATGTCATCTCTTATCTCGTCGAAGCCTCTCTCCCCCAACAACTGCGCTTCAATATCCTTCCACTCTCACCTCAACCCCTTTCCACTTCTCCGCCTTCCCCTCTCTCGAACCTCTAATACCCCAAGCCTCCCATCGATTCAATGCGGACTCCGTCAAATTCGGGAGAGAATCGAGACGGTGAAGAGCACGCAAAAAGTCACCGAAGCAATGAAGCTCGTAGCGGCGGCGAAGGTGCGGAGAGCTCAGGAGGCCGTCATCAACGGCCGCCCCTTTGCCGAATCCCTCGTGGAAATGCTCTACAGcatcaacgagcagtgccaatTGGATGACGTGGAAGTCCCGTTAACGGCCGTTAGGCCCGTCAGGAGTGTTGCCCTAATTGTCGTCACCGGCGAGAGGGGGCTTTGCGGGGGTTTCAACAACGCCATATTGAAGAAGGCCGAGCTGCGGATGGAGGAATTGAGGAATCAAGGGCTGGATTGCACTTTGATCAGCGTTGGGAAAAAGGGGAATGCCTATTTTAGAAGGAGGGATGATGTGAAAGTGGATAGGTTTGTTGAGGGGCAGAGCTTCCCCACAACTAAAGAAGCTCAAGTGATTGCtgattatattttttcattgTTTCTGTGTGAGGAAGTTGATAAAGTTGAGCTTTTGTATACCAAATTCGTTTCGTTGATCAAGTCTGATCCGGTTGTGCATACTCTGCTTCCTCTGTCCGCGGAGGGGGaagttagggatgtcaatggGAGGAGTATCGATGTAGGGGATGACGAGTTCTTTCGACTGACTACCAAGGGAGGGAAGTTGGCAGTCAAGAGGGATCACGTGacagtgaagaagaagaagggaatggtGCCTGTTTATGAGTTCGAGCAGGATCCTGCGCAGATTCTTGACGCGCTGATGCCTCTGTATTTGAATAGCCAGATCTTGAGGGCATTGCAGGAGTCATTTGCCAGTGAACTGGCTTCTAGGATGAATGCAATGAGTAATGCTACTGATAACGCGGTGGAGTTGAAGAAGTCCCTTTCAATGGCTTTGAATCGTGAAAGGCAGGCAAAGATCACTGGCGACTTGTTGGAGATTATTGCAGGAGCAGAGTTCCTTAGGGATTCAGATTGA
- the LOC121804625 gene encoding uncharacterized protein LOC121804625: MGPVVKKKKKKGRPAKADPKQTERDLRRSHRRRSVKYVFDLDDYFDEDEVFADEEDQRRREKKLKHLLKLQSGGEPEPTNRRVQQASCSSDEEPSKKRKIGEEIDEDVDDRNEYDDEDEEEVRDTRPQLKAEDTQPGSPCELPLPDKKTLELILDKLQRKDIYGVYAEPVDPEELPDYFDVIDHPMDFATVRNNLRNGLYATFKQFESDVFLICSNAMQYNAPDTIYHKQARTIQELAKRKFHKIRLTFERNDKPEQRSRSGSLSKKQIKRPLIRTGKEPVGSDFSSGATLATAGDVQNVTSVVSEKAGCIDRLVEGSSFFNDNNLDKGEDLLSGRVLPSRFGRRSTFVQEENRHVTYNVSQDENRRATYNISLSQPMDCSESIFSTFDGETKHLIPVGLYSDHAYARSLSRFAATLGSVAWKVASKRIEQALPQGFKFGQGWVGEYEPLPTPVLMLENCSVKEPPFFTKVQPVVEPRNFNQVPLISNASKEIPGNFPFFEQKLSFLGPAGIRSPAPIITAQPIRGSISETKQSFFLSPGIRPSGSHNLGYVNQNLQSRNLLELDKKAQKQVQSNSPRALSRTATGSVGSRQFPRRSEVEASRSVDSSPKNMHFLQSGSSKQPDHSNGVTFGGFPNGRVNSNKVDGNTVISSSGESTKPPSYYPHEQGQGLSDPVQLMRMLADHNQQKSSNKSSGDAPQVLTSQPSLGSSGWNDNDPNNAAMAAARAWMSVGAAGLRPVTENVNPNKNHMYGDPIYNPSRNIQPEIRGEFPSSGMQVRPDKNSAPMHTFVPQGPIPMLVGNQIQFQNQRMMFPQLAPADLSRFQLQSPWYNVSPQMHSRQKQESQSLPPDLNIGFQSSGSPGRPSSGVLVDSQQPDLALQL, translated from the exons ATGGGGCCGgtcgtgaagaagaagaagaagaaagggagACCGGCGAAGGCAGATCCCAAACAGACGGAACGCGACCTGCGCCGGAGCCACCGCCGCCGCAGTGTGAAGTACGTCTTCGACCTAGACGACTACTTCGACGAGGACGAAGTGTTCGCGGACGAAGAGGACCAGCGGCGGAGGGAGAAGAAGCTGAAGCACCTGCTCAAGCTCCAAAGTGGCGGAGAGCCGGAGCCGACTAATCGGCGCGTGCAGCAGGCGTCGTGCTCCTCCGACGAGGAGCCGTCGAAGAAGCGGAAAATCGGCGAAGAAATAGACGAGGATGTGGATGACAGAAATGAATATGATGATGAAGACGAAGAAGAG gTTAGAGATACAAGGCCACAACTCAAAGCAGAGGACACACAACCAG GCTCGCCCTGTGAGCTGCCGCTGCCTGATAAGAAGACATTGGAGTTGATTTTGGACAAGTTGCAGAG GAAAGATATTTATGGTGTTTATGCAGAACCAGTTGATCCGGAAGAG CTTCCAGATTACTTTGACGTGATAGATCATCCAATGGATTTCGCTACTGTGAGGAACAATCTACGAAATGGATTATATGCAACTTTCAAGCAATTTGAG AGTGATGTTTTCCTCATTTGTTCAAATGCAATGCAGTATAATGCACCGGATACCATATATCACAAACAG GCACGCACCATTCAAGAGTTGGCAAAAAGGAAATTTCACAAGATAAGGCTTACTTTTGAGCGCAATGACAAACCTGAACAGAGATCAAGATCTGGCTCTCTTTCAAAAAAGCAAATCAAAAGGCCTTTGATCCGGACAGGGAAAGAACCTGTTGGCTCTGATTTTTCATCAGGAGCTACTCTTGCAACAGCTGGTGATGTTCAGAATGTTACCAGTGTTGTGTCTGAGAAAGCTGGTTGTATAGATCGGCTTGTTGAAGGAAGTTCTTTCTTTAATGACAACAATTTGGACAAAGGGGAAGACTTGCTGTCTG GAAGGGTCCTCCCATCTCGATTTGGTAGGAGATCAACATTTGTACAAGAGGAAAATCGTCATGTGACATATAACGTATCACAAGATGAAAATCGCCGTGCGACATATAACATATCATTGTCTCAGCCTATGGACTGCTCGGAATCTATATTCTCAACGTTTGATGGTGAAACCAAGCATCTGATACCT GTAGGGCTTTATTCCGATCATGCATATGCTAGAAGCCTGTCTCGATTTGCTGCAACTCTTGGATCTGTTGCCTGGAAAGTTGCTTCTAAAAGAATAGAACAAGCACTACCTCAGGGATTCAAATTTGGTCAGGGTTGGGTCGGGGAGTATGAGCCACTTCCAACTCCAGTATTGATGCTGGAAAATTGCAGTGTGAAGGAACCACCATTTTTCACGAAAGTACAGCCAGTTGTCGAACCTAGGAACTTTAACCAGGTGCCTTTAATCTCGAATGCTTCCAAGGAAATCCCAGGTAATTTTCCTTTCTTTGAACAAAAGCTGTCATTTCTTGGTCCCGCTGGAATCAGATCGCCTGCTCCTATCATCACGGCTCAACCAATCAGAGGGAGTATATCAGAGACAAAGCAGTCATTCTTTCTGTCTCCTGGTATTAGACCTAGTGGTTCTCATAATCTCGGCTACGTTAATCAAAATTTACAATCCAGAAATCTGCTTGAATTAGACAAAAAGGCTCAGAAGCAGGTTCAGTCAAACAGTCCACGTGCACTAAGTAGAACTGCCACCGGTTCTGTTGGCAGCAGGCAGTTTCCTAGGAGGTCGGAAGTGGAAGCTTCTAGGTCTGTTGATTCCTCTCCAAAGAACATGCATTTTTTGCAATCCGGATCTTCTAAACAGCCCGATCATAGTAATGGTGTTACTTTTGGAGGATTTCCTAATGGAAGAGTCAACAGTAATAAGGTTGATGGTAATACAGTGATTAGTTCGTCTGGTGAGTCGACAAAACCACCTAGCTATTATCCCCATGAACAGGGTCAGGGTCTCAGCGACCCAGTTCAGTTGATGAGAATGTTGGCAGATCACAATCAACAAAAATCCTCAAATAAGTCATCAGGCGATGCTCCTCAAGTTTTAACATCACAACCATCCTTGGGCAGCAGCGGGTGGAACGACAATGATCCAAATAATGCAGCTATGGCTGCTGCACGTGCATGGATGTCTGTAGGGGCAGCAGGGCTAAGGCCAGTTACTGAAAATGTCAACCCAAACAAGAACCACATGTATGGTGATCCAATCTACAACCCTTCTCGGAATATCCAGCCAGAGATCCGTGGAGAATTTCCTTCTTCCGGAATGCAAGTTCGGCCAGACAAGAACAGTGCTCCAATGCACACGTTTGTACCACAAGGGCCAATACCAATGCTAGTAGGGAACCAAATACAGTTTCAGAACCAGCGAATGATGTTTCCACAGCTGGCTCCTGCTGACTTGTCTCGGTTCCAACTGCAGTCTCCCTGGTACAATGTGAGCCCGCAGATGCATTCAAGACAGAAGCAGGAATCACAATCACTTCCTCCTGACTTGAACATTGGTTTCCAATCATCGGGGTCACCAGGAAGGCCGTCTTCAGGCGTTCTGGTAGATTCTCAGCAGCCTGATTTGGCTCTCCAACTCTGA